One Oncorhynchus kisutch isolate 150728-3 linkage group LG11, Okis_V2, whole genome shotgun sequence genomic region harbors:
- the arhgap21a gene encoding rho GTPase-activating protein 21a isoform X1, which yields MAHLKVLDCVMNNNWSALCDLYCAWSNQAKQKDGRDQSEASATGSPVGVEEEPFSWPGPKTLRLQRTSQGFGFTLRHFIVYPPESAVHSSLKDEDNGSRGRQRNRLEPMDTIFVKQVKEGGPAHGAGLCTGDRIVKVNRESIIGKTYSQVIALIQNSDTSLELCVMPKDEDILQLFSRDITALAYSQDAYLKGNEAYSGNALHIPEPPPICYPRIEPKAPGMAQALDLSPSTEASRSNRPAQAGAGRQGTSTAGHTDMGYRLEIPVPPSPPPQSPKTQTVVCVCNESVRTVVVPPDPVPDRGPRCVSRAGPSHRTDENRFGSPLGLSTRPRILVTPGPPGGSQLQYTPIPTRPTESSVFSPSGSRPSPIYPDKHHLTPSPRTTVADTLPSPTTPNHYIPSPSSPATSISPHQNIDWRNYTTYKDYIDAKRLHTYGCRTIQERLDSLRAAANPNAAYALQPGPPSASASSQGLGGSQIRRRSTSHDRGSYQGATVAPLRSASQERLGEGGPERTAMPRDWPRSASQDALPSSAVMGVAKPRARSCDYLGRQGEPAVMVSTERGVGGYSRAELEDSLLLYRGEEAKASRHGAVLKQLPQPHRTSLTGMPIAAPMFTKGTTEPLLPSRTDSLAQTALSRPSRLPVKNSTSDPSPLSLPSTRGPSNSSAMDLLKDQRAMVVGNHLGYSSSPLQQLQLRGRADSLREESGRDVGLGARSSSCSGPSKVPVQRQQATSSSTSTSSSTVNSTVTLRSKVPALVRTSGRPLEGVEGPDATVVVLRRDKNSGPQPIRHPSYILAVNDTDLETPIEVGTLAAKRGSGDWLSNDVQRDVTMRRLGEQHKASCASNLDDSLDSIPFIDEPSSPSIDHDTSHIPASAVISVTPIVTTIPPSPTSPSPLIRRQRSHDHDSLRLTAIESDSGTKTERSKSYDEGLDNYREGRQIPGLKGLRKATVDRSSEDSGSRRDSSSDIFSDASKEGMLHFRQINTDKSKRVGGGMRPWKQMYAVLRGHFLCLYKDKKEGQAHANSQVEDEPQPISIKACLIDISYSDTKRKNVLRLTTSDCEYLFQAEDREDMLAWIRVIQENSNLDEENAAFTSRDLISRKIKEYNTLMSPTGSKNEPSPKPSRQSLSIRQTLLGGKGETKSLSPHLPKAEQERKNMHKDDTSPPKDKGTWRKGIPGLMRKPFERKPSPGITFGVRLDDCPPAVTNRFVPLIVEVCCNLVEERGLEYTGIYRVPGNNAAISNMQEELNNKGMNDIDIQDDKWRDLNVISSLLKSFFRKLPEPLFTNEKYADFIEANRTVDPVERLKLLKRMLHELPDHHYETLKFLSAHLKTVADNSDKNKMEPRNLAIVFGPTLVRTSEDNMTHMVTHMPDQYKIVETLIQHYNWFFTEEGNGEPVTMSRYENAVESQPVPNIDHLLNNIGRTASTQGEVSGNVFPGPDRLCGDSPTSDSAKSKGSWGSGKDQCSREHLVSSIFAAANRKRKKPKDKPQLSSSDDDLDSVFPKKELPGQKQNHRGLEVEQGISVSPEAKEQAKTGEENGRGIELTPKGKKEHRNSFFLREKPLSRQSSPAPSLKNSGSPRLSYRTAQLGKPSFSDTPSHLDEPISDLGTMSSGASMPRARPKKWVSGAAAPDLSVAGAGASAGAEVSSITSDYSTTSSITFLTAADSSALSPEVQGGDEADDERSELISEGRPMETDSESDFPVFATGGGNVQIMPVLVQNQTGHGPEKPDPAAADGKTTPKLEPRRLFPSHRLIECDTLSRRRSLRQKTDSESSVEGGTGSGERVEGRSESTRLSRVLEVMKKGQSTSSLNSSSRSESERPPEPALRLNITERLKFRLRTSADDMFGVGAQKSQSSPETRSKKKNIRRRHTMGGQRDFAELAVINDWREQGGVDQAAELSAMDRLKPKCSSQDFSIRDWIARERCRAGVSEFSMDSPPKVVPEGNRAQAQGTTPERPSPSGSPCLQPMVGEQVNGGGPQGRNKASLNLAADDAHPHKLSGAQVVRSRFYQYL from the exons GCTTATTCCCAAGATGCATACCTCAAAGGGAACGAGGCATACAGCGGAAACGCCCTACACATCCCGGAGCCTCCTCCCATATGCTACCCGAGGATAGAGCCTAAAGCCCCAGGGATGGCCCAGGCGCTGGACCTATCCCCCTCCACAGAGGCCTCCCGGAGCAACAGGCCGGCCCAGGCAGGGGCAGGGAGACAGGGTACCTCCACGGCAGGCCACACAGACATGGGCTACCGGTTGGAGATCCCTgtccccccttctcctcccccgcAGTCCCCTAAAACCCAGACGGTGGTTTGTGTGTGCAACGAGAGTGTGAGGACAGTGGTGGTGCCGCCTGACCCAGTACCGGATCGGGGGCCCCGTTGTGTGTCTCGGGCTGGCCCCAGCCATAGGACCGACGAGAACCGTTTCGGAAGTCCCCTGGGCCTCTCAACCAGGCCTAGAATCCTTGTGACCCCTGGCCCCCCTGGAGGTTCACAACTACAATATACCCCCATCCCCACCCGGCCCACAGAGTCCTCAGTCTTCTCCCCCTCTGGCTCTAGGCCTTCCCCAATCTACCCTGACAAACACCACCTCACCCCTTCCCCGCGAACCACGGTGGCCGACACCTTACCCTCCCCCACCACGCCCAACCACTACatcccctcaccctcctctcctgccACGTCCATCTCACCTCACCAGAACATCGACTGGCGCAACTACACCACCTACAAGGACTACATCGACGCCAAGCGGCTGCACACCTATGGCTGCCGCACCATCCAGGAGCGTCTAGACAGCCTGCGGGCGGCGGCCAACCCCAACGCCGCTTACGCACTGCAGCCTGGTCCTCCCAGTGCCAGTGCCTCCTCCCAAGGCCTGGGGGGGTCCCAGATTAGACGCAGGAGCACGTCCCACGATCGGGGATCCTACCAGGGGGCCACTGTGGCTCCACTGCGCAGTGCCTCCCAGGAGAGGCTAGGTGAGGGAGGGCCCGAGAGGACAGCCATGCCCAGGGACTGGCCCCGGAGTGCCTCTCAGGATGCCCTACCCTCCTCAGCCGTCATGGGAGTGGCCAAGCCCCGGGCACGCTCCTGTGACTACCTGGGCCGGCAGGGCGAGCCAGCGGTAATGGTATCTACAGAGAGGGGAGTGGGAGGGTACAGCAGGGCAGAGCTGGAGGATAGCCTGCTACTATACAGGGGTGAGGAGGCCAAAGCCAGCAGACACGGGGCAGTGCTGAAACAACTACCCCAGCCTCACAGGACCAGCCTTACAGGTATGCCCATCGCTGCCCCGATGTTCACTAAAGGTACGACGGAGCCGTTGCTCCCCTCTAGGACAGACAGCCTTGCACAGACAGCCCTCAGTAGGCCCTCGCGGTTGCCTGTTAAAAACTCCACCTCGGACCCATCGCCACTCTCCTTACCTTCTACCCGGGGCCCCAGTAACAGCAGTGCTATGGACCTGCTCAAAGACCAAAGAGCCATGGTGGTGGGTAACCACCTGGGCTACTCTTCCTCGCCCCTGCAGCAGCTACAGCTCCGGGGGCGGGCAGACAgcctgagagaggagagcgggagggatGTGGGGCTGGGTGCCAGGTCCTCCTCCTGCTCCGGCCCCTCCAAAGTCCCTGTTCAGAGACAGCaggccacctcctcctctacctctacttcctcctccacTGTTAACAGTACTGTGACCCTCAGGTCAAAGGTCCCCGCCCTGGTGCGGACTAGCGGGAGGCCGTTGGAGGGTGTAGAAGGGCCGGACGCCACAGTGGTGGTCCTGAGAAGGGATAAGAACTCGGGACCCCAGCCCATCCGCCACCCTTCCTACATCCTGGCTGTAAACGACACCGACTTGGAGACTCCAATAGAGGTGGGGACTCTAGCAGCTAAGAGGGGATCGGGGGACTGGCTATCCAACGACGTCCAGCGAGACGTGACCATGAGAAGGCTGGGAGAGCAGCACAAGGCCTCGTGCGCCAGCAACCTGGACGACTCACTCGACTCCATCCCCTTCATCG ATGAGCCTTCCAGTCCAAGTATTGATCATGACACCAGTCACATTCCCGCTTCAGCTGTAATATCTGTTACTCCAATCGTCACCACCATACCACCCAGCcctacctctccatctcctcttatTCGACGACAGAGGTCACATGACCACG atTCTCTTCGACTCACAGCGATTGAATCGGATTCTGGTACCAAAACGGAGAGGTCCAAATCCTACGATGAAGGTCTGGATAACTACAGGGAAGG GAGGCAAATACCTGGTCTAAAGGGCCTTAGGAAG GCGACGGTGGACAGGTCTTCAGAAGATTCCGGATCCAGGAGAGATTCCTCATCAGATATCTTCAGTGATGCTTCCAAGGAGGGCATGCTCCACTTCCGACAGATCAACACGGACAAGAGcaag cgtGTTGGTGGGGGAATGCGCCCCTGGAAACAGATGTACGCAGTGCTGCGAGGCCACTTCCTCTGCCTATATAAGGACAAAAAGGAGGGACAGGCTCATGCCAACTCCCAGGTGGAGGACGAgccacagccaatcagcatcaagGCCTGTCTGATTGACATCTCCTACAGCGACACGAAACGCAAGAACGTGCTGCGGCTGACCACGTCGGACTGTGAGTACCTGTTCCAGGCAGAGGACAGAGAAGATATGCTGGCCTGGATCAGAGTCATACAGGAGAACAGCAACCTGGACGAGgag AACGCAGCCTTTACCAGCCGTGACCTCATCAGCCGAAAGATCAAGGAGTACAACACGTTGATGAG CCCGACAGGCAGTAAGAACGAACCGTCGCCCAAACCGTCACGCCAGTCGCTGAGCATCAGACAGACGCTActaggagggaagggggagaccaAATCTCTAAGTCCACACTTACCCAAAGCAGAGCAGGAGAGGAAAAACATGCACAAAG ACGACACCAGTCCACCCAAGGACAAGGGGACATGGAGGAAAGGTATCCCAGGGCTGATGAGGAAGCCCTTTGAGAGGAAGCCTTCTCCAGGCATCACTTTCGGGGTGAGGCTGGACGACTGCCCCCCAGCTGTCACCAACAGG tttGTTCCCCTCATTGTGGAGGTGTGCTGTAACctagtggaggagagggggctggagTACACAGGGATCTACAGAGTCCCAGGGAACAACGCAGCCATCTCCAACATGCAGGAGGAGCTCAACAACAAAGGCATGAACGACATTGACATCCAGGATGAC AAATGGAGGGATCTGAATGTGATCAGCAGTTTACTTAAATCGTTTTTCCGGAAACTTCCAGAGCCTCTGTTCACCAACG AGAAGTATGCGGACTTCATAGAGGCCAACAGGACAGTGGACCCAGTGGAAAGACTGAAATTGTTGAAGAGGATG CTTCACGAGTTGCCAGATCATCACTATGAGACCCTCAAGTTCCTCTCGGCTCATCTGAAAACAGTGGCTGACAACTCTGATAAAAATAAG ATGGAACCTAGGAACCTGGCCATCGTGTTTGGTCCCACTCTGGTGCGCACTTCAGAGGACAACATGACCCACATGGTCACCCACATGCCCGACCAGTACAAGATTGTAGAGACTCTCATTCAGCAT TACAACTGGTTTTTCACAGAGGAAGGCAATGGGGAGCCAGTG ACAATGTCCCGATATGAGAATGCGGTGGAGTCTCAGCCTGTGCCCAACATCGACCACCTGCTCAACAACATCGGCCGCACGGCCTCCACGCAGGGGGAAGTCTCAGGTAACGTGTTCCCTGGACCAGACCGACTCTGTGGTG ATTCACCCACTAGTGACTCTGCTAAATCGAAG gGTTCCTGGGGGTCCGGGAAGGACCAGTGCAGCCGCGAGCACCTGGTCTCCTCGATCTTTGCTGCAGCCAACCGCAAAAGAAAGAAGCCCAAGGACAAGCCGCAGCTTAGCAGCTCTGATGATGACCTAGACTCAGTGTTCCCTAAGAAGGAGCTCCCTGGCCAGAAGCAGAATCACAGAGGCCTGGAGGTGGAGCAAGGGATCAGTGTCAGCCCTGAAGCAAAAGAGCAAGCAAAAACAGGAGAGGAGAACGGAAGAGGTATTGAGCTCACGCCCAAAGGCAAAAAGGAGCACAGGAACTCTTTCTTTTTAAGGGAAAAGCCCTTGTCAAGGCAGTCCTCACCTGCCCCCTCACTCAAAAACTCTGGCTCCCCCAGACTCAGTTACCGCACAGCTCAGCTTGGAAAGCCCTCTTTTTCGGACACCCCGTCCCATCTGGATGAGCCCATTTCTGATCTGGGCACCATGAGCTCTGGGGCTTCCATGCCCAGGGCACGACCTAAGAAGTGGGTGTCAGGGGCTGCTGCTCCTGATCTATCGGTGGCTGGGGCTGGGGCGTCAGCTGGGGCAGAGGTGAGCTCCATCACCTCGGACTATTCCACCACCTCGTCCATCACCTTCCTGACTGCAGCAGACTCTAGCGCACTCAGTCCAGAGGTTCAGGGTGGGGACGAGGCAGATGACGAGCGCAGCGAGCTTATCAGTGAAGGCCGGCCCATGGAGACTGACAGCGAAAGCGACTTCCCTGTGTTTGCTACGGGGGGCGGCAATGTCCAAATCATGCCTGTCTTAGTGCAGAACCAGACTGGGCATGGGCCAGAAAAGCCTGATCCTGCAGCAGCTGACGGGAAGACGACTCCTAAACTGGAACCCCGTCGCCTCTTTCCCTCCCACAGGCTGATTGAGTGTGACACACTCTCCAGGAGGCGGTCCCTGCGACAGAAGACGGATAGTGAGTCATCAGTAGAGGGTGGGACTGGCAGCGGGGAACGTGTCGAGGGCAGGTCGGAGTCAACACGACTGTCTCGTGTCTTGGAGGTGATGAAGAAGGGGCAGTCTACCAGCAGCCTCAACTCTTCCTCCCGAAGTGAGTCGGAGCGCCCTCCCGAGCCTGCCTTGCGCCTCAATATCACAGAAAGGCTCAAGTTCCGTCTGCGCACATCTGCTGATGACATGTTTGGCGTGGGTGCCCAGAAGAGCCAGTCTTCCCCGGAGACGCGCAGCAAGAAGAAAAACATCCGTCGTAGGCACACCATGGGGGGCCAGCGGGACTTTGCAGAACTGGCCGTCATCAACGACTGGAGGGAGCAAGGCGGGGTGGACCAGGCGGCTGAGCTGTCAGCCATGGACCGCCTCAAGCCAAAGTGCTCCTCTCAGGACTTCTCCATTCGGGACTGGATCGCCCGCGAGCGCTGTCGGGCCGGAGTGTCAGAGTTCAGCATGGACAGCCCACCCAAAGTTGTCCCCGAGGGGAACAGGGCACAAGCCCAGGGTACCACCCCAGAGAGACCCTCTCCCTCTGGCTCCCCATGCCTTCAGCCCATGGTGGGGGAGCAAGTGAACGGAGGTGGGCCGCAAGGCAGAAACAAAGCCAGCCTCAACCTGGCGGCTGACGACGCGCACCCACACAAACTATCAGGAGCACAAGTTGTCCGCTCGCGATTCTATCAGTATCTATGA
- the arhgap21a gene encoding rho GTPase-activating protein 21a isoform X3, producing MAHLKVLDCVMNNNWSALCDLYCAWSNQAKQKDGRDQSEASATGSPVGVEEEPFSWPGPKTLRLQRTSQGFGFTLRHFIVYPPESAVHSSLKDEDNGSRGRQRNRLEPMDTIFVKQVKEGGPAHGAGLCTGDRIVKVNRESIIGKTYSQVIALIQNSDTSLELCVMPKDEDILQLAYSQDAYLKGNEAYSGNALHIPEPPPICYPRIEPKAPGMAQALDLSPSTEASRSNRPAQAGAGRQGTSTAGHTDMGYRLEIPVPPSPPPQSPKTQTVVCVCNESVRTVVVPPDPVPDRGPRCVSRAGPSHRTDENRFGSPLGLSTRPRILVTPGPPGGSQLQYTPIPTRPTESSVFSPSGSRPSPIYPDKHHLTPSPRTTVADTLPSPTTPNHYIPSPSSPATSISPHQNIDWRNYTTYKDYIDAKRLHTYGCRTIQERLDSLRAAANPNAAYALQPGPPSASASSQGLGGSQIRRRSTSHDRGSYQGATVAPLRSASQERLGEGGPERTAMPRDWPRSASQDALPSSAVMGVAKPRARSCDYLGRQGEPAVMVSTERGVGGYSRAELEDSLLLYRGEEAKASRHGAVLKQLPQPHRTSLTGMPIAAPMFTKGTTEPLLPSRTDSLAQTALSRPSRLPVKNSTSDPSPLSLPSTRGPSNSSAMDLLKDQRAMVVGNHLGYSSSPLQQLQLRGRADSLREESGRDVGLGARSSSCSGPSKVPVQRQQATSSSTSTSSSTVNSTVTLRSKVPALVRTSGRPLEGVEGPDATVVVLRRDKNSGPQPIRHPSYILAVNDTDLETPIEVGTLAAKRGSGDWLSNDVQRDVTMRRLGEQHKASCASNLDDSLDSIPFIDEPSSPSIDHDTSHIPASAVISVTPIVTTIPPSPTSPSPLIRRQRSHDHDSLRLTAIESDSGTKTERSKSYDEGLDNYREGRQIPGLKGLRKATVDRSSEDSGSRRDSSSDIFSDASKEGMLHFRQINTDKSKRVGGGMRPWKQMYAVLRGHFLCLYKDKKEGQAHANSQVEDEPQPISIKACLIDISYSDTKRKNVLRLTTSDCEYLFQAEDREDMLAWIRVIQENSNLDEENAAFTSRDLISRKIKEYNTLMSPTGSKNEPSPKPSRQSLSIRQTLLGGKGETKSLSPHLPKAEQERKNMHKDDTSPPKDKGTWRKGIPGLMRKPFERKPSPGITFGVRLDDCPPAVTNRFVPLIVEVCCNLVEERGLEYTGIYRVPGNNAAISNMQEELNNKGMNDIDIQDDKWRDLNVISSLLKSFFRKLPEPLFTNEKYADFIEANRTVDPVERLKLLKRMLHELPDHHYETLKFLSAHLKTVADNSDKNKMEPRNLAIVFGPTLVRTSEDNMTHMVTHMPDQYKIVETLIQHYNWFFTEEGNGEPVTMSRYENAVESQPVPNIDHLLNNIGRTASTQGEVSGNVFPGPDRLCGDSPTSDSAKSKGSWGSGKDQCSREHLVSSIFAAANRKRKKPKDKPQLSSSDDDLDSVFPKKELPGQKQNHRGLEVEQGISVSPEAKEQAKTGEENGRGIELTPKGKKEHRNSFFLREKPLSRQSSPAPSLKNSGSPRLSYRTAQLGKPSFSDTPSHLDEPISDLGTMSSGASMPRARPKKWVSGAAAPDLSVAGAGASAGAEVSSITSDYSTTSSITFLTAADSSALSPEVQGGDEADDERSELISEGRPMETDSESDFPVFATGGGNVQIMPVLVQNQTGHGPEKPDPAAADGKTTPKLEPRRLFPSHRLIECDTLSRRRSLRQKTDSESSVEGGTGSGERVEGRSESTRLSRVLEVMKKGQSTSSLNSSSRSESERPPEPALRLNITERLKFRLRTSADDMFGVGAQKSQSSPETRSKKKNIRRRHTMGGQRDFAELAVINDWREQGGVDQAAELSAMDRLKPKCSSQDFSIRDWIARERCRAGVSEFSMDSPPKVVPEGNRAQAQGTTPERPSPSGSPCLQPMVGEQVNGGGPQGRNKASLNLAADDAHPHKLSGAQVVRSRFYQYL from the exons GCTTATTCCCAAGATGCATACCTCAAAGGGAACGAGGCATACAGCGGAAACGCCCTACACATCCCGGAGCCTCCTCCCATATGCTACCCGAGGATAGAGCCTAAAGCCCCAGGGATGGCCCAGGCGCTGGACCTATCCCCCTCCACAGAGGCCTCCCGGAGCAACAGGCCGGCCCAGGCAGGGGCAGGGAGACAGGGTACCTCCACGGCAGGCCACACAGACATGGGCTACCGGTTGGAGATCCCTgtccccccttctcctcccccgcAGTCCCCTAAAACCCAGACGGTGGTTTGTGTGTGCAACGAGAGTGTGAGGACAGTGGTGGTGCCGCCTGACCCAGTACCGGATCGGGGGCCCCGTTGTGTGTCTCGGGCTGGCCCCAGCCATAGGACCGACGAGAACCGTTTCGGAAGTCCCCTGGGCCTCTCAACCAGGCCTAGAATCCTTGTGACCCCTGGCCCCCCTGGAGGTTCACAACTACAATATACCCCCATCCCCACCCGGCCCACAGAGTCCTCAGTCTTCTCCCCCTCTGGCTCTAGGCCTTCCCCAATCTACCCTGACAAACACCACCTCACCCCTTCCCCGCGAACCACGGTGGCCGACACCTTACCCTCCCCCACCACGCCCAACCACTACatcccctcaccctcctctcctgccACGTCCATCTCACCTCACCAGAACATCGACTGGCGCAACTACACCACCTACAAGGACTACATCGACGCCAAGCGGCTGCACACCTATGGCTGCCGCACCATCCAGGAGCGTCTAGACAGCCTGCGGGCGGCGGCCAACCCCAACGCCGCTTACGCACTGCAGCCTGGTCCTCCCAGTGCCAGTGCCTCCTCCCAAGGCCTGGGGGGGTCCCAGATTAGACGCAGGAGCACGTCCCACGATCGGGGATCCTACCAGGGGGCCACTGTGGCTCCACTGCGCAGTGCCTCCCAGGAGAGGCTAGGTGAGGGAGGGCCCGAGAGGACAGCCATGCCCAGGGACTGGCCCCGGAGTGCCTCTCAGGATGCCCTACCCTCCTCAGCCGTCATGGGAGTGGCCAAGCCCCGGGCACGCTCCTGTGACTACCTGGGCCGGCAGGGCGAGCCAGCGGTAATGGTATCTACAGAGAGGGGAGTGGGAGGGTACAGCAGGGCAGAGCTGGAGGATAGCCTGCTACTATACAGGGGTGAGGAGGCCAAAGCCAGCAGACACGGGGCAGTGCTGAAACAACTACCCCAGCCTCACAGGACCAGCCTTACAGGTATGCCCATCGCTGCCCCGATGTTCACTAAAGGTACGACGGAGCCGTTGCTCCCCTCTAGGACAGACAGCCTTGCACAGACAGCCCTCAGTAGGCCCTCGCGGTTGCCTGTTAAAAACTCCACCTCGGACCCATCGCCACTCTCCTTACCTTCTACCCGGGGCCCCAGTAACAGCAGTGCTATGGACCTGCTCAAAGACCAAAGAGCCATGGTGGTGGGTAACCACCTGGGCTACTCTTCCTCGCCCCTGCAGCAGCTACAGCTCCGGGGGCGGGCAGACAgcctgagagaggagagcgggagggatGTGGGGCTGGGTGCCAGGTCCTCCTCCTGCTCCGGCCCCTCCAAAGTCCCTGTTCAGAGACAGCaggccacctcctcctctacctctacttcctcctccacTGTTAACAGTACTGTGACCCTCAGGTCAAAGGTCCCCGCCCTGGTGCGGACTAGCGGGAGGCCGTTGGAGGGTGTAGAAGGGCCGGACGCCACAGTGGTGGTCCTGAGAAGGGATAAGAACTCGGGACCCCAGCCCATCCGCCACCCTTCCTACATCCTGGCTGTAAACGACACCGACTTGGAGACTCCAATAGAGGTGGGGACTCTAGCAGCTAAGAGGGGATCGGGGGACTGGCTATCCAACGACGTCCAGCGAGACGTGACCATGAGAAGGCTGGGAGAGCAGCACAAGGCCTCGTGCGCCAGCAACCTGGACGACTCACTCGACTCCATCCCCTTCATCG ATGAGCCTTCCAGTCCAAGTATTGATCATGACACCAGTCACATTCCCGCTTCAGCTGTAATATCTGTTACTCCAATCGTCACCACCATACCACCCAGCcctacctctccatctcctcttatTCGACGACAGAGGTCACATGACCACG atTCTCTTCGACTCACAGCGATTGAATCGGATTCTGGTACCAAAACGGAGAGGTCCAAATCCTACGATGAAGGTCTGGATAACTACAGGGAAGG GAGGCAAATACCTGGTCTAAAGGGCCTTAGGAAG GCGACGGTGGACAGGTCTTCAGAAGATTCCGGATCCAGGAGAGATTCCTCATCAGATATCTTCAGTGATGCTTCCAAGGAGGGCATGCTCCACTTCCGACAGATCAACACGGACAAGAGcaag cgtGTTGGTGGGGGAATGCGCCCCTGGAAACAGATGTACGCAGTGCTGCGAGGCCACTTCCTCTGCCTATATAAGGACAAAAAGGAGGGACAGGCTCATGCCAACTCCCAGGTGGAGGACGAgccacagccaatcagcatcaagGCCTGTCTGATTGACATCTCCTACAGCGACACGAAACGCAAGAACGTGCTGCGGCTGACCACGTCGGACTGTGAGTACCTGTTCCAGGCAGAGGACAGAGAAGATATGCTGGCCTGGATCAGAGTCATACAGGAGAACAGCAACCTGGACGAGgag AACGCAGCCTTTACCAGCCGTGACCTCATCAGCCGAAAGATCAAGGAGTACAACACGTTGATGAG CCCGACAGGCAGTAAGAACGAACCGTCGCCCAAACCGTCACGCCAGTCGCTGAGCATCAGACAGACGCTActaggagggaagggggagaccaAATCTCTAAGTCCACACTTACCCAAAGCAGAGCAGGAGAGGAAAAACATGCACAAAG ACGACACCAGTCCACCCAAGGACAAGGGGACATGGAGGAAAGGTATCCCAGGGCTGATGAGGAAGCCCTTTGAGAGGAAGCCTTCTCCAGGCATCACTTTCGGGGTGAGGCTGGACGACTGCCCCCCAGCTGTCACCAACAGG tttGTTCCCCTCATTGTGGAGGTGTGCTGTAACctagtggaggagagggggctggagTACACAGGGATCTACAGAGTCCCAGGGAACAACGCAGCCATCTCCAACATGCAGGAGGAGCTCAACAACAAAGGCATGAACGACATTGACATCCAGGATGAC AAATGGAGGGATCTGAATGTGATCAGCAGTTTACTTAAATCGTTTTTCCGGAAACTTCCAGAGCCTCTGTTCACCAACG AGAAGTATGCGGACTTCATAGAGGCCAACAGGACAGTGGACCCAGTGGAAAGACTGAAATTGTTGAAGAGGATG CTTCACGAGTTGCCAGATCATCACTATGAGACCCTCAAGTTCCTCTCGGCTCATCTGAAAACAGTGGCTGACAACTCTGATAAAAATAAG ATGGAACCTAGGAACCTGGCCATCGTGTTTGGTCCCACTCTGGTGCGCACTTCAGAGGACAACATGACCCACATGGTCACCCACATGCCCGACCAGTACAAGATTGTAGAGACTCTCATTCAGCAT TACAACTGGTTTTTCACAGAGGAAGGCAATGGGGAGCCAGTG ACAATGTCCCGATATGAGAATGCGGTGGAGTCTCAGCCTGTGCCCAACATCGACCACCTGCTCAACAACATCGGCCGCACGGCCTCCACGCAGGGGGAAGTCTCAGGTAACGTGTTCCCTGGACCAGACCGACTCTGTGGTG ATTCACCCACTAGTGACTCTGCTAAATCGAAG gGTTCCTGGGGGTCCGGGAAGGACCAGTGCAGCCGCGAGCACCTGGTCTCCTCGATCTTTGCTGCAGCCAACCGCAAAAGAAAGAAGCCCAAGGACAAGCCGCAGCTTAGCAGCTCTGATGATGACCTAGACTCAGTGTTCCCTAAGAAGGAGCTCCCTGGCCAGAAGCAGAATCACAGAGGCCTGGAGGTGGAGCAAGGGATCAGTGTCAGCCCTGAAGCAAAAGAGCAAGCAAAAACAGGAGAGGAGAACGGAAGAGGTATTGAGCTCACGCCCAAAGGCAAAAAGGAGCACAGGAACTCTTTCTTTTTAAGGGAAAAGCCCTTGTCAAGGCAGTCCTCACCTGCCCCCTCACTCAAAAACTCTGGCTCCCCCAGACTCAGTTACCGCACAGCTCAGCTTGGAAAGCCCTCTTTTTCGGACACCCCGTCCCATCTGGATGAGCCCATTTCTGATCTGGGCACCATGAGCTCTGGGGCTTCCATGCCCAGGGCACGACCTAAGAAGTGGGTGTCAGGGGCTGCTGCTCCTGATCTATCGGTGGCTGGGGCTGGGGCGTCAGCTGGGGCAGAGGTGAGCTCCATCACCTCGGACTATTCCACCACCTCGTCCATCACCTTCCTGACTGCAGCAGACTCTAGCGCACTCAGTCCAGAGGTTCAGGGTGGGGACGAGGCAGATGACGAGCGCAGCGAGCTTATCAGTGAAGGCCGGCCCATGGAGACTGACAGCGAAAGCGACTTCCCTGTGTTTGCTACGGGGGGCGGCAATGTCCAAATCATGCCTGTCTTAGTGCAGAACCAGACTGGGCATGGGCCAGAAAAGCCTGATCCTGCAGCAGCTGACGGGAAGACGACTCCTAAACTGGAACCCCGTCGCCTCTTTCCCTCCCACAGGCTGATTGAGTGTGACACACTCTCCAGGAGGCGGTCCCTGCGACAGAAGACGGATAGTGAGTCATCAGTAGAGGGTGGGACTGGCAGCGGGGAACGTGTCGAGGGCAGGTCGGAGTCAACACGACTGTCTCGTGTCTTGGAGGTGATGAAGAAGGGGCAGTCTACCAGCAGCCTCAACTCTTCCTCCCGAAGTGAGTCGGAGCGCCCTCCCGAGCCTGCCTTGCGCCTCAATATCACAGAAAGGCTCAAGTTCCGTCTGCGCACATCTGCTGATGACATGTTTGGCGTGGGTGCCCAGAAGAGCCAGTCTTCCCCGGAGACGCGCAGCAAGAAGAAAAACATCCGTCGTAGGCACACCATGGGGGGCCAGCGGGACTTTGCAGAACTGGCCGTCATCAACGACTGGAGGGAGCAAGGCGGGGTGGACCAGGCGGCTGAGCTGTCAGCCATGGACCGCCTCAAGCCAAAGTGCTCCTCTCAGGACTTCTCCATTCGGGACTGGATCGCCCGCGAGCGCTGTCGGGCCGGAGTGTCAGAGTTCAGCATGGACAGCCCACCCAAAGTTGTCCCCGAGGGGAACAGGGCACAAGCCCAGGGTACCACCCCAGAGAGACCCTCTCCCTCTGGCTCCCCATGCCTTCAGCCCATGGTGGGGGAGCAAGTGAACGGAGGTGGGCCGCAAGGCAGAAACAAAGCCAGCCTCAACCTGGCGGCTGACGACGCGCACCCACACAAACTATCAGGAGCACAAGTTGTCCGCTCGCGATTCTATCAGTATCTATGA